GCTGATCCGTACGGGCTGGCGCGTGAGCCGCTGGGAAGGCGCGCTGCTGGTGGGCATCAACCTGCTGCGCTGGGGCCTGGACTTCATGGGCTGAGCCGCGCCGCACGGCAAAGAAAAAAGGGAGGGCCGTCCGGTCCTCCCTTTTTCTTTGCCGAAAGAAGCGAAATCTAGATCAGGTTCACGGGGCGTCCGAGCTTTTCCGAAAGCATGCGCGCTTCCCGCGTGGTCACCACGGTCTTGCCGATGGGCGCGAGGGCCACGCGGGCCAGCTTGAGGTGCTGCCAGGCAAAGGGGATGCCGATGATGGTCAGGGCCGTGGCAACGGCCGCGAAGACATGGCCGATCGCCAGCCAAAGCCCCGCGAAGAGGAACCAGACGATGTTGCCCGCG
This sequence is a window from Paucidesulfovibrio longus DSM 6739. Protein-coding genes within it:
- a CDS encoding YccF domain-containing protein, giving the protein MHFLGNLIWIIFGGLFMALGWLLAGLLMFLTIIGIPWAGSCFTLAQFSLAPFGKTIVLRRDLTGREDIGTGDLGLAGNIVWFLFAGLWLAIGHVFAAVATALTIIGIPFAWQHLKLARVALAPIGKTVVTTREARMLSEKLGRPVNLI